From one Candidatus Acidulodesulfobacterium acidiphilum genomic stretch:
- a CDS encoding mechanosensitive ion channel, translated as MFEFLRDKVYTIDGDKVRLLSIILSLIIILASYLISFLFAYIIKKEFRKNRTINKSFVKTVIRFIKYIILIIGFFIAFQVLGINLSSLAFLAGVIGLGIGFGMQNIISNFISGIIILFEKPIKEGEYVDVAGYDGIVSDIRARSTTITTRDNISIIVPNSNFITSNVINWSHKDPKIRLHIPLGIEETASKLDLAKKVLLEIADENPEVLREPKPSVWFVGFGSSSFDLDLIVWIQSPIRRHYVISDINFEIAKKFAKYDIDLTYPWTNLVFKNGLQIQNGDAGMVYGNNDAGTNNSIIQPSKNLRNEKNKNEVK; from the coding sequence ATGTTTGAATTTTTAAGAGACAAAGTTTATACGATAGACGGCGATAAAGTAAGACTTTTGTCTATAATTCTATCCCTCATAATAATACTGGCGTCTTATTTAATATCGTTTTTATTTGCCTATATCATCAAAAAAGAGTTCAGAAAAAACAGGACTATAAACAAATCGTTCGTAAAAACCGTAATCAGGTTTATTAAGTATATAATTTTAATTATCGGCTTTTTTATAGCATTTCAGGTTTTAGGCATAAACTTAAGCTCGCTGGCTTTTCTTGCCGGCGTCATAGGTCTCGGCATAGGTTTCGGAATGCAGAATATAATAAGCAACTTCATTTCCGGCATAATTATTTTGTTCGAAAAGCCTATAAAAGAAGGCGAGTACGTCGATGTTGCCGGATACGACGGTATAGTAAGCGACATAAGGGCAAGGAGCACGACTATTACGACTAGGGATAATATATCGATAATCGTCCCTAATTCTAATTTTATAACCTCCAACGTTATAAACTGGTCGCACAAAGACCCAAAAATAAGACTGCATATACCATTGGGAATAGAAGAAACCGCATCGAAATTAGACCTTGCAAAAAAAGTTTTGCTTGAGATAGCCGATGAAAATCCTGAAGTTTTGAGAGAACCTAAACCTTCCGTATGGTTCGTAGGTTTCGGTTCGTCTTCATTTGACCTTGATCTTATAGTATGGATACAATCTCCTATAAGAAGACATTATGTTATAAGCGACATAAATTTTGAAATAGCGAAAAAATTTGCAAAATACGATATAGATTTAACGTATCCATGGACTAACCTGGTATTTAAAAACGGTCTGCAGATCCAAAACGGAGACGCAGGCATGGTTTACGGCAATAACGACGCCGGCACTAATAACAGCATAATTCAGCCGTCGAAAAATTTGAGAAACGAGAAAAATAAAAACGAAGTCAAGTAG
- a CDS encoding flavodoxin-dependent (E)-4-hydroxy-3-methylbut-2-enyl-diphosphate synthase, whose translation MIKRRPTRTIKIGGVAVGSEAPVSVQSMTNTLTEDSAATVKQIKNLESYNCEIARVSVNTALASESLKEIIKNVSIPIIADIHFDHRLALASLEAGAAGLRINPGNIGGKQKVKEVVSACKDKNVPIRIGVNSGSLEKGILDKNKGDFAAAMVESGLKHIKILEDESFYDIKISLKSTDVLTTVRGYKLLAEKIDYPFHIGITEAGTVFSGAIKSGVGLGILLYEGLGDTIRVSLSDDPVMEVIAGYNILRDLGLRRGGVQLMSCPTCARTEIDIVNIAKKFEKISAKIKSDIKVAIMGCVVNGPGESKHADVGIAGGREKSVLFSKGKVIGKFDNKEILKALISRIENITGEKIDYNDDDDLKN comes from the coding sequence ATGATAAAAAGAAGACCGACTCGGACGATAAAAATAGGCGGCGTTGCAGTCGGTTCCGAAGCGCCTGTCAGCGTGCAGTCGATGACTAATACGCTCACGGAGGATTCCGCCGCCACCGTAAAACAGATAAAAAATTTAGAAAGTTATAACTGCGAAATAGCAAGGGTGTCGGTAAATACGGCTTTAGCCTCAGAATCGCTTAAGGAAATTATAAAAAACGTAAGCATTCCGATAATCGCCGATATTCATTTCGACCACAGGCTTGCGCTTGCATCGCTGGAAGCCGGCGCTGCAGGTTTAAGAATAAATCCTGGAAATATAGGCGGCAAGCAAAAAGTTAAAGAGGTCGTAAGCGCCTGCAAAGATAAAAACGTGCCGATAAGAATAGGCGTTAATTCTGGGTCTTTAGAAAAAGGAATTCTGGATAAAAATAAAGGGGATTTTGCCGCTGCAATGGTTGAAAGCGGGTTAAAGCATATTAAAATATTAGAAGACGAATCGTTTTACGATATAAAAATTTCTTTAAAATCGACTGATGTTTTAACTACGGTAAGGGGTTATAAACTTTTAGCCGAAAAGATAGATTATCCTTTTCATATAGGCATAACAGAAGCGGGAACGGTATTTTCCGGAGCGATAAAATCTGGGGTAGGACTCGGAATACTGCTCTATGAAGGGTTAGGAGATACTATAAGAGTGTCGCTAAGCGACGACCCTGTTATGGAAGTTATCGCCGGATATAATATACTTAGGGATTTAGGTTTAAGGCGTGGCGGGGTTCAGCTTATGTCCTGTCCGACGTGCGCCAGAACGGAAATAGACATAGTAAACATAGCTAAAAAATTCGAGAAGATTTCCGCTAAGATAAAGTCTGATATAAAGGTAGCTATAATGGGGTGCGTAGTAAACGGACCCGGCGAATCAAAGCATGCCGACGTCGGAATTGCCGGAGGTAGAGAAAAATCCGTTTTGTTTTCTAAAGGAAAGGTTATAGGAAAATTTGATAATAAAGAGATATTAAAAGCGTTAATAAGCCGGATAGAAAACATAACCGGCGAAAAAATAGATTATAACGACGACGATGATTTAAAAAATTAA